One Candidatus Tumulicola sp. genomic window carries:
- a CDS encoding VOC family protein produces MATAGATKIKGMDASYYTVKDLDRATKFYSALLSMEPTLKFGENVVEYTFPSGETFGLYKTAEAEWTQHGGILFGVDDIKSAVAEHKARGVKFDGDGHIEDTPVCFMAFGEDSEGNNFILHQHKASN; encoded by the coding sequence ATGGCCACAGCAGGAGCGACCAAAATCAAGGGCATGGACGCATCGTATTACACGGTCAAAGACCTCGATCGCGCGACGAAATTCTATAGCGCACTGTTGAGCATGGAGCCGACCCTGAAGTTCGGCGAGAACGTCGTCGAGTACACATTTCCCAGCGGCGAGACGTTCGGCTTGTACAAGACCGCCGAGGCCGAGTGGACGCAGCACGGCGGCATTCTGTTCGGTGTCGACGACATCAAATCGGCCGTCGCCGAGCACAAGGCGCGCGGCGTGAAGTTCGACGGGGACGGCCACATCGAAGACACGCCCGTCTGCTTTATGGCGTTTGGTGAAGACAGCGAAGGCAACAACTTCATTCTCCACCAGCACAAGGCAAGCAACTAA
- a CDS encoding acyl-CoA carboxylase subunit beta: protein MPHEERQKRLREKRAQSLVPAGEDAIARQHARGKLTARERVERLLDAGSFVELDAFAVHRTDAFGLADKQFVGDGVITGYGTIDGRQICIFSQDFTVLGGSLGEVFAEKICKVMDLAVKIGCPIIGINDSGGARIQEGVVSLGGYAEIFWRNVQASGVIPQISLIAGPCAGGAVYSPAITDFIIMVDKISQMFITGPEVIKTVSGEEVSFEELGGAMTHNAKSGVAHFLAADEADAFEQLRHLLSFLPQNNLDDAPVAATRDAPERTDPSLIDVIPAAPNLPYDMTEVIRRVVDDEDFFEVQALYGGSIVVGFARLDGQPVGVVGNQPKVLAGVLDINSSLKGARFVRFCDAFNIPLIVFVDVPGFLPGTSQEYGGIIKHGAKLLYAFAEATVPKLTVITRKAYGGAYDVMNSKHIRADFNVAWPTAEIAVMGPPGAVKIIFRDEIADAENPAARADELVSEYVERFANPYVAAERGYLDDVIDPANTRPVLINALKMLRTKRVPRPARRHGNIPL, encoded by the coding sequence ATGCCGCACGAAGAGCGACAAAAACGCCTGCGCGAAAAGCGCGCCCAATCGCTCGTTCCCGCCGGGGAGGACGCGATCGCGCGCCAGCATGCGCGCGGTAAGCTCACGGCGCGCGAGCGCGTCGAACGGCTGCTGGATGCGGGCTCTTTTGTAGAGCTCGACGCGTTCGCGGTCCATCGCACCGACGCATTCGGCTTGGCCGACAAGCAGTTCGTCGGCGACGGCGTCATCACGGGCTACGGCACGATCGACGGTCGTCAGATCTGCATCTTCTCGCAGGATTTCACCGTCCTGGGCGGCTCGCTCGGCGAAGTCTTCGCCGAAAAGATCTGCAAGGTGATGGATCTCGCCGTGAAGATCGGCTGCCCCATCATCGGCATCAACGATTCCGGCGGAGCGCGCATCCAAGAAGGCGTCGTCAGCCTCGGCGGTTACGCCGAGATCTTTTGGCGCAACGTGCAGGCCTCGGGCGTCATCCCGCAGATCTCGCTCATCGCGGGGCCGTGCGCCGGCGGAGCCGTGTACAGCCCGGCCATCACCGACTTCATCATCATGGTCGACAAGATCTCACAGATGTTCATCACCGGCCCCGAAGTCATCAAGACGGTCAGCGGCGAGGAAGTCAGCTTCGAGGAGCTCGGCGGCGCGATGACCCACAACGCGAAGAGCGGCGTCGCGCATTTCCTGGCGGCCGACGAAGCCGACGCGTTCGAGCAGCTGCGTCACCTGTTGTCCTTCCTGCCGCAGAACAATTTGGACGATGCGCCCGTGGCGGCGACGCGCGACGCCCCCGAACGCACCGATCCGTCGCTCATCGACGTGATTCCGGCCGCGCCGAATCTCCCGTACGACATGACCGAGGTCATCCGGCGCGTCGTCGACGACGAGGACTTCTTCGAAGTGCAGGCGCTCTACGGCGGTTCGATCGTGGTCGGTTTTGCGCGGCTTGACGGCCAACCCGTCGGCGTCGTCGGCAATCAGCCGAAGGTCTTGGCGGGCGTGCTCGACATCAATTCATCGCTCAAGGGCGCGCGCTTCGTGCGCTTCTGCGACGCGTTCAACATCCCGCTGATCGTGTTCGTCGACGTGCCCGGTTTCTTGCCCGGCACCAGTCAGGAGTACGGCGGCATCATCAAGCATGGCGCCAAGCTGCTGTACGCGTTCGCGGAGGCGACCGTGCCGAAACTGACGGTCATCACGCGCAAAGCGTACGGCGGAGCCTACGACGTCATGAATTCCAAACACATCCGCGCCGATTTCAACGTCGCGTGGCCGACTGCGGAGATCGCGGTGATGGGTCCGCCCGGGGCCGTCAAGATCATCTTCCGCGACGAGATTGCCGATGCGGAAAACCCTGCCGCGCGGGCGGACGAGTTGGTCAGCGAATACGTCGAGCGTTTCGCTAACCCGTATGTCGCAGCGGAGCGCGGCTACCTCGACGATGTCATCGATCCCGCGAACACGCGGCCGGTCCTCATCAACGCGCTCAAGATGCTGCGCACCAAACGCGTGCCTCGTCCGGCTCGACGGCATGGCAACATTCCGCTTTAG